In one Eulemur rufifrons isolate Redbay chromosome 22, OSU_ERuf_1, whole genome shotgun sequence genomic region, the following are encoded:
- the SEC61A1 gene encoding protein transport protein Sec61 subunit alpha: MAIKFLEVIKPFCVILPEIQKPERKIQFKEKVLWTAITLFIFLVCCQIPLFGIMSSDSADPFYWMRVILASNRGTLMELGISPIVTSGLIMQLLAGAKIIEVGDTPKDRALFNGAQKLFGMIITIGQSIVYVMTGMYGDPSEMGAGICLLITIQLFVAGLIVLLLDELLQKGYGLGSGISLFIATNICETIVWKAFSPTTVNTGRGMEFEGAIIALFHLLATRTDKVRALREAFYRQNLPNLMNLIATIFVFAVVIYFQGFRVDLPIKSARYRGQYNTYPIKLFYTSNIPIILQSALVSNLYVISQMLSARFSGNLLVSLLGTWSDTSAGGPARAYPVGGLCYYLSPPESFGSVLEDPVHAVVYIVFMLGSCAFFSKTWIEVSGSSAKDVAKQLKEQQMVMRGHRETSMVHELNRYIPTAAAFGGLCIGALSVLADFLGAIGSGTGILLAVTIIYQYFEIFVKEQSEVGSVGALLF; the protein is encoded by the exons ATCCCTCTGTTCGGTATCATGTCTTCAGATTCGGCCGACCCTTTCTATTGGATGAGAGTGATTCTCGCCTCCAACAGAG gcACCCTGATGGAGCTGGGAATATCGCCCATCGTCACCTCCGGCCTCATCATGCAGCTGCTGGCCGGCGCCAAGATCATCGAAGTCGGGGACACCCCGAAAGACCGGGCTCTCTTCAACGGCGCCCAGAAGT TGTTCGGCATGATCATCACCATCGGCCAGTCCATCGTGTACGTGATGACGGGGATGTACGGGGACCCCTCGGAGATGGGCGCCGGCATCTGCCTGCTGATCACCATCCAG CTCTTCGTGGCTGGCTTGATCGTCCTACTTCTGGACGAGCTGCTGCAGAAGGGCTACGGCCTGGGCTCGGGCATCTCCCTCTTCATCGCCACCAACATCTGCGAGACCATCGTGTGGAAGGCCTTCAGCCCCACCACCGTCAACACCGGCCGGG GCATGGAGTTCGAAGGGGCCATCATCGCGCTGTTCCACCTGCTGGCCACGCGCACTGACAAGGTCCGCGCCCTGCGCGAGGCCTTCTACCGCCAGAACCTGCCCAACCTCATGAACCTCATCGCCACCATCTTCGTCTTCGCGGTGGTCATCTACTTCCAG GGCTTCCGCGTGGACCTGCCCATCAAGTCGGCGCGGTACCGGGGCCAGTACAACACCTACCCCATCAAGCTCTTCTACACGTCCAACATCCCCATCATCCTGCAGTCCGCGCTCGTCTCCAACCTCTACGTCATCTCGCAGATGCTGTCGGCGCGCTTCAGCGGGAACCTGCTCGTCAGCCTGCTGGGCACCTGGTCG GACACGTCTGCCGGGGGCCCGGCGCGGGCGTACCCCGTGGGCGGCCTCTGCTACTACCTGTCGCCGCCGGAATCCTTCGGCTCGGTGTTGGAGGACCCCGTGCACGCGGTCGTGTACATCGTGTTCATGCTCGGCTCCTGCGCCTTCTTCTCCAAGACCTGGATCGAGGTCTCGGGCTCCTCCGCCAAGGAC GTCGCCAAGCAGCTGAAGGAGCAGCAGATGGTGATGAGGGGCCACCGGGAGACGTCCATGGTCCACGAGCTCAACCG GTACATCCCCACGGCGGCGGCCTTCGGCGGGCTGTGCATCGGGGCCCTGTCCGTGCTGGCCGACTTCCTGGGCGCCATCGGCTCGGGGACGGGGATCCTGCTGGCTGTCACCATCATCTACCAGTACTTCGAGATCTTCGTCAAGGAGCAGAGCGAGGTCGGCAGCGTGGGGGCCCTGCTCTTCTGA